Below is a genomic region from Paraburkholderia phenazinium.
TCCGTCAATACGAGGTCAAACGACATCGCGAGCGCATTCTCGAGGCCCTCTTCGCCGTCCGCGGCGAGCGTCACCTCATAGCCGGCCGTCGTCAGCGTGGCGGAGAGAATCTGCCGCATCGATGCCGAGTCGTCGATTGCCAGAATGTGCCTGATCATTAAATCCTCGCTGCGCTCACTATGAATCGCCTGACTGTGCCGCGGATGCGCGGCGGCACGGACAGGCCATCGTGTCTTTCAATGCGGCGCCACGGTGGGCGCCTTCGGTGCAACCGTCGGCGGTTGCGCAATCTGTTGCAGCAGGGGCGCCTGCCCCGAACCGGCGGCATCGTCCGACAAGGTGGTCGTGGTCGAGTCGTCGTGCATCATGGCGTCCTCGGACTTCTTGTTCAGAACCAGAATGCTGATCCGGCGGTTTTCGGGGTCGAGCGGATCGCTCTTGTTCAGGTTCTGCGACGACGCCATGCCGATCACGCGCATCACCTTCGCTTCGTCCATGCCGCCCGCGATCAGCTCGCGGCGCGAAGCGTTCGCACGGTCCGCCGACAACTCCCAGTTGCTGTAACCCTTCTCGCCGCCGGCGTACTGCACGGCGTCTGTGTGACCTTGCACGACGATGCGGTTCGGCACGTCGTTCAGCGTGTTGCCGATGGCGCGCAGGATGTCGCGCATATACGGCTGGACCTCGTCGCTGGCGGTGTCGAACATCGGCCGCTTCTGCGAGTCGACGATCTCGATGCGCAGCCCCGTCAAGGTCGAATCGATACGGATCTGCTGCTTGAACTGACGCAGCACCGGATTGGCTTCGATCGCGGCCATCAGCTTGACCTGCAGATCGTGCAGGCGGGCCTGCTCCTGGCGCTCGAGTTGCCCCTGCGCCTGGTTCACCGCTTCGTCGTCGCTATGCGCGACGGTATGCTGCGCGCGCGCGGTCGTGCCGTCGCTCTGACGCGTGATGCCCTGCGAGTCGGTCGAAATATCGCGGCCGCCGCCCTTCAGGACGCTCGAATCTTCGGCGCTGCGGTCACCGCCCCACAGCGTGATCTTCAGCGGCTGGTTGAAATAGTCCGCGATACCGCGCAACTGCACCGTGGTCGCCGAACTGAGCAGCCACATCAGCAGGAAGAACGCCATCATCGCGGTCATGAAGTCCGCGTAGGCGAGTTTCCAGGCGCCGCCGTGGTGCCCCGCCTTCTTCGGCGCGGAACGCTTGACGACAATTGCGCGGTCTTTATCCTTGCTCATCGAGTCAGCCCCTGGTCCGCGCGGTTACTTGGCTTTCACGCGGCGCACGTGCTCTTCCAGCTCACTGAACGACGGGCGTTCAGTCGAGAAGAGCACCTTGCG
It encodes:
- the motB gene encoding flagellar motor protein MotB translates to MSKDKDRAIVVKRSAPKKAGHHGGAWKLAYADFMTAMMAFFLLMWLLSSATTVQLRGIADYFNQPLKITLWGGDRSAEDSSVLKGGGRDISTDSQGITRQSDGTTARAQHTVAHSDDEAVNQAQGQLERQEQARLHDLQVKLMAAIEANPVLRQFKQQIRIDSTLTGLRIEIVDSQKRPMFDTASDEVQPYMRDILRAIGNTLNDVPNRIVVQGHTDAVQYAGGEKGYSNWELSADRANASRRELIAGGMDEAKVMRVIGMASSQNLNKSDPLDPENRRISILVLNKKSEDAMMHDDSTTTTLSDDAAGSGQAPLLQQIAQPPTVAPKAPTVAPH